In one Myotis daubentonii chromosome 1, mMyoDau2.1, whole genome shotgun sequence genomic region, the following are encoded:
- the SLC28A2 gene encoding sodium/nucleoside cotransporter 2, giving the protein MKTGIENPGLELTEEGLNPEGPRRTEEQGQSLPDGLGPSTHRRGRLLQPFTRARSFCKRHASLFKKILLGLFCSAYAAYFLAACILDFQRALALFVLTCLVLLVLVHRALKSVFGKTLTSCLKPFENSCLKLWMKRVFAGVALVGLILWLALDTAQRPEQLMSFAGICMFILILFACSKHHSAVSWRTVLWGLGLQFVFGILVIRTDPGFNAFQWLGDQIQIFLNYTVAGSSFVFGDTLVKNVFAFQSLPIIIYFGCVMSILYYLGLVQWIIQKVAWFLQITMGTTATETLAVAGNIFVGMTEAPLLIRPYLADMTLSEIHAVMTGGFATISGTVLGAFISFGIEASSLISASVMAAPSALALSKLVYPEVEESKFKNKEGVKLPRGKESNILEAASNGATDAIGLATNVAANLIAFLAVLAFVNAALSWLGELVDIQGLTFQVICSYVLRPMVFMMGVDWADCPMVAEMVGIKFFTNEFVAYQQLSQYKSKRLSGVEEWVGGEKQWISVRAEIITTFSLCGFANFSSIGITLGGLTSMVPHRKSDMSKIVVRALFTGACVSLISACVAGILYVPRGAEADCVSFLNTSFTNRTYEAYVCCRELFQSTSLNGTNSPSFSGPWENKEFSAIALANCCEFYTNAVCA; this is encoded by the exons ATGAAGACTGGCATAGAGAACCCAGGGCTGGAGCTCACG GAAGAAGGATTAAATCCTGAGGGACCCAGGAGGACTGAAGAGCAAGGACAAAGCCTCCCAGATGGGCTGGGGCCTTCCACTCACCGCAG GGGGAGACTACTACAACCTTTCACCAGGGCAAGAAGTTTCTGCAAAAGACATGCCAGCCTGTTCAAGAAGATCCTGCTGGGCCTGTTCTGTTCGG CTTATGCTGCCTACTTCCTGGCAGCCTGCATCTTGGATTTCCAGAGGGCACTGGCCTTGTTCGTCCTCACGTGCTTGGTGCTCTTGGTCCTGGTTCACCGCGCTCTGAAAAGTGTGTTTGGTAAAACATTAACAAGCTGTCTGAAGCCCTTTGAAAACTCCTGTCTGAAGCTTTGGATGAAACG GGTGTTCGCTGGAGTCGCCTTGGTTGGCCTCATCCTGTGGCTAGCTCTAGACACAGCCCAAAGGCCAGAGCAGCTGATGTCCTTTGCAGGAATCTGCATGTTCATCCTCATCCTCTTTGCCTGCTCCAAACACCACAGTGCA GTGTCCTGGAGGACGGTGCTTTGGGGCCTGGGTCTTCAATTTGTTTTTGGGATCTTGGTCATCAGAACTGATCCTGGATTTAATGCCTTTCAATGGCTGGGAGACCAGATTCAG attttcttGAACTACACAGTGGCTGGCTCCAGTTTTGTCTTTGGGGATACGCTGGTCAAGAATGTCTTTGCTTTTCAG TCCTTACCGATCATCATTTACTTTGGATGTGTGATGTCCATTCTCTACTATCTGGGCCTTGTGCAGTGGATAATTCAGAAG GTTGCCTGGTTTTTACAAATTACCATGGGCACCACCGCCACAGAGACCCTAGCTGTGGCAGGAAACATCTTTGTGGGTATG ACAGAGGCACCTCTGCTCATCCGTCCATACCTTGCAGACATgaccctctctgaaatccatgcAGTGATGACCGGAGGGTTTGCCACCATTTCAGGCACTGTGTTGGGAGCCTTCATATCCTTTGGG ATTGAAGCGTCATCTTTGATTTCTGCATCTGTGATGGCTGCCCCATCTGCTCTTGCCTTGTCAAAGTTGGTATATCCAGAAGTGGAGGAATCCAAGTTCAAGAATAAGGAGGGAGTAAAATTGCCCCGTGG GAAGGAGTCGAATATCCTGGAAGCTGCCAGCAATGGAGCCACAGATGCCATAGGCCTTGCTACTAATGTAGCAGCCAACCTGATTGCCTTTTTGGCCGTGTTGGCCTTCGTCAATGCTGCCCTTTCCTGGCTAGGGGAGTTGGTAGACATACAGGGGCTCACTTTCCAG GTGATTTGCTCCTATGTCCTAAGGCCTATGGTTTTCATGATGGGCGTAGATTGGGCAGATTGCCCAATGGTGGCTGAGATGGTGGGGATCAAGTTCTTCACAAATGAGTTTGTGGCCTACCAGCAGCTGTCGCAGTACAAGAGCAAACGTCTCTCTGGAGTGGAAGAGTGGGTCGGGGGCGAGAAACAGTGGATTTCT GTGAGAGCTGAAATCATTACAACATTTTCACTCTGTGGATTTGCCAATTTTAGTTCCATAGGAATCACACTGGGAGGCCTGA CATCAATGGTACCCCACCGGAAGAGTGACATGTCCAAGATTGTAGTCAGAGCCCTCTTCACAGGGGCCTGTGTATCCCTTATCAGTGCCTGTGTGGCAG GAATCCTCTATGTTCCCAGGGGAGCGGAAGCTGACTGTGTCTCCTTCCTAAACACAAGTTTCACCAATAGAACCTATGAGGCCTATGTGTGCTGCAGAGAGCTCTTCCAGAG